The genomic window TGCATTACTCGCCTTCGTTTCACCACGCGGGAGGTCGGGCATAGGGATGCTGCAGCCTTTCGATCGAGCCGCCCACAACGTCAATCCGGTTCGGTTGCCCTATGCCTGTCAGCACAGCAAGGGAAAGATGAGGGATATCGTTGAGGTCGAAACCCATAAGCTGGGCACAAAGCCCGTCCACAGCCACGGGATCGGCCCCAACTGCTAGTAGTCCGTGGCGCACCGGCGTGCCAAACAACGGTCCATCACCTTCCATGCCGATGATGCCGTCCACAACCGAGACCACTAGAGGAACTGCATGGAAAATGCCCAGGATACTCAGGGCGATTCCGTTGACGTGCAACATGTTCTTTGGCCATCCGTAACGCACACCGGGTACCACGCCGAACAGATTCTTTAGGCTCAAAGACACCCCCGCCCAATGATGGGTTTTTAACTTGGGCACCGATACGATCAGGTCGGCCTCTCTTACATGGAGAGGCAGCCACAGTTCCCTCTGCTGTAGAAACCACTCACGACCCACAGGGACAGGCCGCGGGTCATCATAGTTCAGATCCACAAAGCTGATTCCACGGTGGGCCAGCACCGCCGCCAGGCCGCTGGCTTCTGCAACGGGGGCTGCGTCGCGTCGAAAGCCAGGTCCATCGCCAACGATTACCCTGGCTGCACCCAACTCAGCCAGAAGGTCCAGGACCGCGGCGACAACCTGGGGCGCCGTGGTAGCGGGATGTCCCTCGATGTGGTCGATCAGGTTGGGCTTGACCAGCACCCTTTTGCCGGCCACGTCAGGCATGGCCGATTGGCGCCACAGGTCGCGCAGGCAGTCCAGTGTATCATCGTAGCTGGGACAGGATGCCAGGCCGACCACGGCGGGTTTCGATGAGAGTTTTTGGGTTTGCCCACGCACTAACCAGGGCACAGCTCGCGCCAGGCCTATGGGCTGGACCATTCGATCCAGCGCCACTACGCCAGCACCGGCCGTTGCAAGGGTGGCCAATCGAAGGAACGCGCGGCGGCTGAGTCTCGGTGAGGTCATTGTTGGCCAGCGGTTACCATGGGACCGTTCTGCCAGTTGCCATAAAGGCAACCGCAGTGTGATAGGGATTGGCATTCCAACTGCCGTTGGGCTGTTGTTGCGCCACCAATCGATCGGAAGCGGCACTGTCGTCCAGGCCCAGGTCTTTTTGTGCCAACAGTCCCCAGGCCAATGCCAGGGCGCCGCCGTCGTCGGCCATGGCTTCGCGCACTGCTGCCACATCTTGCGACATGATTGTCTCAGGGGCAATACGCGATAGCGCCAGCAGTGCCCAGGCCGTGGGATGGGCGCGGGGGGGCAGGGGCTGGCTGAACATGACCGGGTTGCCTACGTTCCAGCCACCACCCGGGCAGCGTCGATCGGTGAGATATCGGACCGCGTTCGTGACGCGCGGCGAGTCGGCATGGCCGGCCACAGCTAATGCCAGCATGGCAAGGGCTGTGGGTTCGATCCAGGTGGCCTGTCCCGGTAACCAGGGCCAGCCCTTGAGCGTCAGGTCGATTTCCAGAAGTGGTTGTAGTTGCTGCATGGCATCGGCGCTGGGTTCGGGCGTATCCACGTCCAACAGCCACTGGGCGCTTCTGGCGACTGAGTCCTCGGCACTACCTGCCGTGACTATCGCCAGCAACCCCCAGGCGGTTTGCCAGCCACTCTGCTGGTCGTCAGCCGAAATGCCCCAGCCACCGTCGCGGTGTTGGGCGGCATCCAGCCAGTCAAGCGCACGGACCCGTGCTTCCGGCATTTTTGGGTCGTCACTTGTTGCGATGACAACTGCAGCAGTGGCCTCGACGCTGGAGTCCTGCGCGATTGCGTATCCCCAACCTCCATCGGGGTTTTGTGCTTCAGCCAGAAATGCCCATCCGCTCGGTTGCATGTTACTCGCTCATTGGTCGATGGCATCCAGACCCAGCCAGGTTCGCGATACGGTAGTTGCATTGAAGTTACCACACTTGGATCTCTTACTTCACCCTTCATTCTACCACAAAAAGCCATCTCCGTTTATTGGGAATCTCTTGGAATCGCCAATGGATCAATTTCAACTACATATTCTCTCCGATAACTTGAGATTCTCATTCGTAGTCTCATTCCGTCCAGCCGGTCATTTCTTGATCAACGAATTGGGCACACCGGGCCAGACGCACGAGGTCCTGGCCACGCTGCTTGGTCCTGCGGCGGGCCTGGCACCGGTCGGCGGACGGACGATCGAATTCGAAATCTCGGCTGGTCCCAATGCTCCGGCGGCCGACAATGGTGCGACGGATGCCGGCGGCGTGGCATCGTATGAGTACACGGCCGTGCAAGGGCCGGCTGGCCTTGGCACCGACACCATTGAGGCGTGCGTTACCCTCAACGATCCACTGGGTGAGACAGGCTGCACAGATGTCACCAAGGATTGGGTAGATACCACACCTCCGGACGCGTTCTGCACGCCAACTGTTAACCCCCACGGCAACAACAATCCCAACGCGCCCGGCCAGGGCGGGCAGGGCCAGAACCAGGATGGATTCTACGAGATGACGGCCGAAGACCTGGTTTGGCCCCCGGAAGACCTTGAGATGTTCGTGACCGATACCGGAAGTGGCACGGTCTTTGGACCCTATCCCGTCGGCACGAAAATCAAGTACACGGAAGATTCGAACGCGACGCCCATTGCCAAGCTGATGGGAGGCCAGGGGCAGGGCAACCAGGCACACGCCATCGACTGGCACATCATCGGCAACGGCGACGCTGCGGTGACAGCAGTCGCCGGTTCCGGCAACATGAGCGTGCCGGCTGCCTGCCTCGTGCCTCCCCCTCCGATGTAGTCCAGCAGAAGCGGAAATGGCGGTGATCCGCCCGATCACTGCAAGCCGCCAGATAGATTCCCTGAAGCAGGCGAGGCATAACTGCCTCGCCTGCTTTTATCTGTGCGCTATGATTGGTTAGGTCTGCCGGTGTGCTCACGCGGTCATTGCTGGCAGGCAAGTGCTTGCGGCTGTGGAGCCGGTGCTCGCTTAATCATCACGGGAGATGAAGCGATATCCTATCCCCCACTCTGTGACAATGTACCGGGGCCTTTCAGGTTCGTCTTCAATTTTCTTGCGTACGTAACGGATATAAACCGGCAGAATGGCCGTATCCTCGGCATACTCCGGCCCCCAGACGTCGGTCAATAACTCCACATGGGGCACTACCTGGTCAGCCCGCCGGACCAGAGAAGTCAACAGGCGAAACTCGGTAGGTGCCAGATGCACCGGCTTGCCGGCCCTCGTCACCACCCGGTGTTTTTCATCGATGCTCAATGTGCCATCGTCATAGAGTACGGCTCGCTGTCTGCGCTCCTCCGGGCTGCGGCGCAACAGAGCCTGCACCCTCAACAACAGCTCGCGCCGGTCAAAAGGTTTACGAATGTAGTCGTCGGCGCCCAATTCCAGCCCCTGGATCACATCCTCCTGCGTGCCCCTGGCTGTCAACATGATGACGGGCACGTCCGATACGCTGCGCAGGTGACGGCATACCTCCCAGCCAGTCATCACCGGCATCATGACATCCAGAATCACCAGGTCTGGAGACTGTTCCAGGGCCATGTTCAACCCCTCATGACCACCGAATGCTGTGATGACCTCGTAGCCCTCGTGGCGTAGCTGCAGCGCCGTCAGGCGGTTCAACGAGACATCATCCTCAATAAGCAGAATCCGTTTCAAGGGTTTCCTCCCTGACCCTGCGCAGGCTGAAGCAGAACCTGCTGCCCAGGCCTCCAGGGCCATTCTCCACCCAAATCTTCCCACCCATGGCATTCACCAGGTTTCGGGCCAGGTACAGGCCCAGGCCGTGGCCGTAGACCGTTTGGGCATCGCTGGCATCCAAACGGTAGAAGCGTTCGAAAATCAGGTCCCTGAATTCCTCGGGAATCCCTGGACCCTGGTCCTGGACAGCAACCGTTACCGTGTCGGCTGTATCAGACACGATGGAGAGTTCAACAGGTCGCCCAGGCGGCGAGTATTTGTTGCCATTGTCCACCAATGTGTTAAGGATCGTCTCCAGGGCTGTTTCATCTGCCCAGGCCCACAAATGCACAGCGGGTCCCGGCATGTCCAACGGTCGTTCAGGCATTGCCGCGCGCCACTGCTCCAGCATGCCATTCAGTACGAGGCCCACCGGTATGGGCCGGGTCTCCAGGCTGAGCCTGCCGCCATCGTGGCGCGCCACGTCCAGCATTTTGCCCGCGAACTCGGCTAGGCGTTGGCTTTCGGCCCTCAAGATATCCAGATACTCAGCCTGTCCGGCCGCATGCGTCACCTGCCCATCAGCCAGCATATCAGCAATGGCAATGATGCTGGCCAATGGCGTGCGCAGTTCGTGGGAAAAGGCGCCGATCAGGTCGCGCTGGAACTGCTCAATCTCGTGCCGCTCGGTAATGTCGTGTAATAATACCACCAACTCTTCGTTGACACCGTCTACCGGTGGCAGTGGCGCTGCGCTCAGGGTAACCACCCGCTGACTGCCCGCCCGCTGCCCGATGATCCAATGGGCGTCTCGTACGATCTGAGGGGCGCGTAAGGCCGCCATCAACTTGCAGTCCTCGGCGCACGCCTCTCCCCGGGTGCAGATCAATACATCGCAGAGCAAATGGCCGGCGGCCTCCTCAGCTCGCCACCCGGTCAATCGTTCGGCAGCCGGGTTGAACCCTGTGATGCGCCCGTCGTGATCGACGGTCAACAGAGCATCGGCGATACTGGTCACGATCTGTTCGTAGATTTGTTTTTGCTGCACGATCTGTTCGTAGA from Chloroflexota bacterium includes these protein-coding regions:
- a CDS encoding prenyltransferase/squalene oxidase repeat-containing protein; translation: MQPSGWAFLAEAQNPDGGWGYAIAQDSSVEATAAVVIATSDDPKMPEARVRALDWLDAAQHRDGGWGISADDQQSGWQTAWGLLAIVTAGSAEDSVARSAQWLLDVDTPEPSADAMQQLQPLLEIDLTLKGWPWLPGQATWIEPTALAMLALAVAGHADSPRVTNAVRYLTDRRCPGGGWNVGNPVMFSQPLPPRAHPTAWALLALSRIAPETIMSQDVAAVREAMADDGGALALAWGLLAQKDLGLDDSAASDRLVAQQQPNGSWNANPYHTAVAFMATGRTVPW
- a CDS encoding response regulator transcription factor, producing the protein MKRILLIEDDVSLNRLTALQLRHEGYEVITAFGGHEGLNMALEQSPDLVILDVMMPVMTGWEVCRHLRSVSDVPVIMLTARGTQEDVIQGLELGADDYIRKPFDRRELLLRVQALLRRSPEERRQRAVLYDDGTLSIDEKHRVVTRAGKPVHLAPTEFRLLTSLVRRADQVVPHVELLTDVWGPEYAEDTAILPVYIRYVRKKIEDEPERPRYIVTEWGIGYRFISRDD
- a CDS encoding DUF362 domain-containing protein, producing MTSPRLSRRAFLRLATLATAGAGVVALDRMVQPIGLARAVPWLVRGQTQKLSSKPAVVGLASCPSYDDTLDCLRDLWRQSAMPDVAGKRVLVKPNLIDHIEGHPATTAPQVVAAVLDLLAELGAARVIVGDGPGFRRDAAPVAEASGLAAVLAHRGISFVDLNYDDPRPVPVGREWFLQQRELWLPLHVREADLIVSVPKLKTHHWAGVSLSLKNLFGVVPGVRYGWPKNMLHVNGIALSILGIFHAVPLVVSVVDGIIGMEGDGPLFGTPVRHGLLAVGADPVAVDGLCAQLMGFDLNDIPHLSLAVLTGIGQPNRIDVVGGSIERLQHPYARPPAW